The DNA sequence cccggaagccagccacaccaatgtgttggaggaaacactgtgcaacCTTGGTTGGCGTGCACTgtgcctggcccaccacaggagtcgctggtgcgcgatgagacaaggatttgtAATCAGATTTGTAATTTTTGCAATGTTAAACTAAAAATAGCTATTCTATGGGcacagccgaagaaccatttaGCATCCATTTTTCTAAGCGTGTACAACCTATAACTGTCTTCTATTCCTCAAGCCACATAAACTCACAACTTGGTCATATTAGGTTGTTCTAAGTTATCATTTGCTTCAAATTCCCAGTTGTCGATTCCGTTAATGGAGTGGAGGTGGTGTCCCTTCATGTTGTGGAGGCAGTAGGAACAATGTGCAGTGGCCACGGGCACCACTTTGGAGAAGTTGGAGAAGTTCACTCTGTACTTGCCCTCTTTACTGCGGGAGATGATTGGCAGGAAGCTGTAACCCCACATGATCTCCTGAGGGATGAAGGAGGTCCTGACCTGGCAGGCTGAGCTGGTGGTCTCGGCTGTGCCGTCCAGAAAGACCACCAGCTCAAACTCCTGCTTATGGAGTGTGTCCACTGCCATCTCAAAAAAAGGGCTAGCCTTGTCAATCACATGGTAGAGTGTGAGAGGGCACACAAAGAAGAGGTTGTCCTTCCCAGCGTCCACCATGAACTCAATGTTCACCTGATCCATGATGATTGTCTCCCCATTGGGTTTGTTGGTTGTCCTCAACAACTTGCCATAAATCTGGCTCCCGATCATCAGGGTCTTGCGTAAGTTGGCCACTCTTATCATGAGGCAAAGGAAGTCCTTCTTAGGACAGATGACAGCTGTCTGACTGAATGTGATGGTCTTGGCCCTTTTCTTAGGGATGGAGATCTTGGCCAGGATGATTCCACACATGAAACAGTTGATGATAGAACCTATGAGAAACTGGGTAATGATGAGGGTTACAGCACCAGAACAGTGAGGGGTGATGACGCGTATACCATACCCGATGCTGGTCTGGGTCTCCATGGAGAAGAGGAATGCTGTAATGAGATCGGAAACATTTTCCACACAGTACTTGTGGCCTTTTGAGGGGTTCTGCCAGGTCAGGTCCCCGTTGCTCCGGGCGATCCAGAACCACAGTAGTCCGAAAATGAACCAGCTCAGGGTGAACGAGACGGTGAAGAAGAAGAGGACAAAGCGCCAGCGGAACTCTACGAAGGTCGTCCAGAAGTCCACGAGGAAGGCAAACTGGTTGCCGCATTTCACATTACCAAATTCAATGTTGCATTGGCCATATTTGGTCACCAGCCGGGTTCGGCGGATTCTTCGCTCCACCAGGTGGTCCTGGATGCGCTTCCTGATGCCAAACATCATTTTCTAGGTCCTGTCTTCTGTTAGAGATAATAAGAATATGTTTGTGAAATAGTTCATACTTCAACTAATTGGGTTAAACTGACCTTCATTTTCATCAAAATATCATTATATGAAACAACTCACCAGCACAAACACCTCAGTAGTCTATGATCAATGGAATGACTTCACATACCTGCCCCAACCACATTTCTCTACTTACTAGCAGTTGCTGTGCATCACTTGCACATTTTAATATGAACTTACATTTTGTAATCCTGGGCACATGCCATAGTTAAGACCCAGATGATTTTACCGTTATCCATTAGCCTTTTACTATGTTTAAATCAGTGATTTTGACTGTAAAAATACTATTTTGTTATTTTAGGGGGAATTGGTGTAATATCTTAACAAATATTTAATATCAATAGGTTTGTTTAGTTTGGTGTCTCTTGCACAATGCTAGACCTGGTTTATGTGCGTTTAGCTGAATACAATGTTAGACCTGGTTTACTGGAGTTGAGGTGCAGGGGTAGACCTGTTTTACAGTTTATGGATATTTAGGCTTTGGCACATGTAGACCTGGCTTAGTTGGCTAATTGAGTTCAAGAACAGGTGCAGACTTTGGTATGTAAATTGGAGCTGAAGTATAGGTGAAGACCTGGTTTGTATAAATATTGGGGCTGAAATGCAGAGAAACAGCAATTTTTCTAACAATTATGGCTTGCATGTAGCAGTAGACCGGTCAAAGGTCACAGGACTAAGATATGCAAATAACAGGGTTGGAATGTGCAGCGAATAGGTGGATATAGGTTACTGTTGGTGTCTTGGAGAATATAGGCGGAGTAACAAATAGTGCATTTAGCATCAGGATATGGGTGTATGGGTACTTGATTGTATAAATATTAGGGTTTAAGTGTGTGGGTAAGTGGGCTgaggtatatactgtacacaacatgaccaaaagtatgtggacacctgctcgttgaacatctaattccaaaatcatggtccaccctttgctgccataacaacatccactcttctgggaaggctttccactagatgttttaacattgctgcagggacttacttccattcagccacaagagcattagtgaggtcgggcacggatgttgggtgattaggcctggctcgcagtcggcgttccaattcatcccaaaggtgttcaatggggttcaggtcagggctctgtgcaggccagccaagttcttccacaccgatctcgacaaaccatttctgtatggaccttgctttgtggtcggggccattgtcatgctgaaacaggaagggccttccccaaactgttacaacaaatttggaagcacagaatcatctagaatgtcattatatgctgtagcattaagatttcccttcactggaattaaggagcctagcccgaaccatgaaaaatagccccagaccattattcctccataaccaaactttacagatggcattatgcattgaggcaggtagcattctcccggcatccgccaaatccagtTTCGaacgtcggactgccagattgtgaaacgtgattcatcactccagagaacgtaattccactgctccagagtccaatggcggcgagctttacaccactgatcttaggcttgtgtacggctgctcggccatggaaacccattttatgaagctccggACAAAcagctgatgttgcttccagaggcagtttggatctcggtagtgagtgttacaaacGAGGACTAATTATTTTTACATACTATGTGGTTCATCActcggtggtcctgttctgtgagcttgtgtggcctatcactttgcAGCTGGGCCGCTGTTaatcctagatgtttccacttcacaataacagcaattaCAGGCAGCTCTAGCGGGGCAGAAATTAgattaactgacttgttggaaaggtgacatcctatgatggtcccatgttgaaagtcactgtgctcttcagtaaggtcattctgcTGCCATTGTTAGTCTATGGaaattacatggctgtgtgctcgatttgatacacctgtcagcaacgggtgtggctgaaatagccgaatccactttgcaggggtgtccacatacttttgtatatactgtagtgcagTTATTTGGGCTGTGGAATAGAGGTACATATAGGCAGAGCTGTAGCTAAGAATAAAACATATATTCTTTACATACTTTTCAATATAAAAGATAAATATGGATCATGTTAGGGTTACTAATGGCATTTGATTTGCATAGTGGCATGCATGTCTGGGAACAATCTGGGAACAAACAGGTTAGTTAAGGCCTAAAATCATTCCAAAAATAAAGTTATTGTTGAAATATATCACTCCACTAGCCCAAATCAGTCAGATAACCATAACCTACCTAAAAGCATCCTGATCTAGCCTACTACGACCACATATAGTGGCTTGCAAAAATATTCACCCTACTTGGCATTTtgcctattttgttgccttacaacctggaattaaaattgatttgttGTGGGATTGTCATTTGcaaatcatttgatttacacaacatgcctaccactttgaaaatgctaaatattttttattgtgaaacaaactgaaaacttgagcgtgcataattaTTCACCTCCTCaaattcaatactttgtagagccatcttttgcagtaattacagctgcaagtctcttggggtatgtctctataagcttggcacatctagctactgggatttttgcccattcttcaagacaaaactgctccagctccttcaagttggacggGTTCCACAACAATCTTTAAgttataccacagattctcaattggattgaggtctgggctttgaataggccattccaagacatttaaatgtttccacttaaaccacttgagtgttgctttagcagtatgcttagggtcattgtcctgctggaaggtgaacctccatcccagtctcaaatctctggaagaatgaaacaggtttccctcaagaatttccctgtatttagcatcatccatcattccttcaaatctgaccagtttcccagtccctgccaatgaaaaacatccccagagcatgatgctgccaccaccatggttcactgtagggatggtgttctcggggtgatgagaggtgttgagtttgcaccagacatagcgttttccttgatggccaaaaagctcaatgttggtctcatctgaccagagtaccttcttccatatgtttggggtgtTTCCCACATGccctttggcgaacaccaaatgtgtttgcttattcttttctttaagaaattgctttttttctggccactcttaaagtggtcctatggacagatactccaatctcccctGTGGaattttgcagctccttcagggttatctttggtctttttgttgcctctctgattaatgccctccttgcctggtccttgagttttggtgggtggccctctctttgCAGGTTTGTTTTTGGTGCCATATTCattcgatttaaaaaaaatggatttaatggtgctcagtgagatgttcaaagtttcagatattgttttataacccaaccctgatctgtacttctctacaACTTTATTCCTGACCTGTTtcgagagctccttggtcttcatggtgccgcttgcttggtggtgccccttgcttagtggtgttccagacactggggcctttcagaacaggtgtatgtatactgagatcatgtgacagatcaagTGACATGACATGACTGGTTGTAGATTGCACACAGGGGcgctttatttaactaattttgtgacttctgaaggtaattggttgccccagatcttatttaggggcttcatagcaaaatgGGTGAATACATCACGCACCACTtttttgttttctattttttaaaattgttttaaacaagctattatttttatttcacttcaccaatttcgactattttgtgtatgtccattacatgaaatccaaataaaaatcaatttaaattacaggttgtaacgcaacaaataggaaaaatgccaagggggatgaatacttttgcaaggcagcCTGTAGCTGCatatagggcggcaggtagcctagcagttaagagtgttgaGCCAGAAACCAAAAGATTGCTgggtcgaatccctgagctgaccatgtgaaaaatctgttgatgtgcccctATATTGTACTTGCTCCTGTaactcactctggataagagcatctgctaaatgactaaaatgttaattatataaaaCTGTCATAGTAACAACTGGTAAGGTAAACTCTTTGATGGATGGTCCCTGGCAAGAAAATGTTCTCTGAATAAATGTGGCCTGTGTTGCTGCCAAGCTATGCCAAATAGTTGGATGGTGGTGCGACTGTTAAGTCCTAAATGACCAGTGCAGTAAGCTTTGTTCCTACGCTCAAAGCTATGAAATGTCCTTTATTTCATAAACCGAAATCCGATAGTCACACACGGTTCTTTGTTGAGAAGCTTTGGATCTCACAAAGCCTTTCACACCTAATCATGATTCCCCCCCAATTGTTACTGTAAGGTGATATAATGAATGCCAAGATCATTTGAGATTTACTTTGATACAATGCTTGGCTGATGCTTTTCAATAATATACTTTTGAAATAGAGCGATCATTTTATTAGTACAGTGTGGTTCAGTTGTCACTAATAACTCTTCAACAAGTAATGATTTGCCCAGGAAAACATTATAATCATTTATTTAAAGGTTGTGCAATCAATGCCAAGGGGAGCCATTTCCACCCTTGTAATCATCCGTTTGTGATTAAATGCAATGTTATTCACATTTTGATCTTTCAGCCAATTAAATAAATCACTCAATATTTACACTGATAAACGTAGGCACATGTTGTATGATTTACTTCTACGGTGAGAGTTCAGAAAGTCAGCTACTTCTTTTCCCCTTTTGGAGAGAGACCGTCCCGACTGTACATTTCTCATATAACAATAGCAATAAAAAAATGTCCCTCTCAAGACCATTTCCTTTTAATGTTAAAATCCTCAACACTATACAAGACCACAAACTAACCCCACTACACACCCACCTGTATACAAAGTTTGTAGTGGGGTCAGATCAGTCATATAACATACAATAACAAACAATATGTTTACTGGCAGACATGCCACTCTTCACTCATAGGGTTTTTGTAAACAACAACGTTAGCGGAatgtcaataaaaaaatatatgtggcACTGTTGTTAAGGGAGAGTAGCCATAACGGCAAGCTCACCTTAGCCTCAAAGGGGGTACATATCAACATAATTGACGTCATTATTACACTGTTATTATAATGGGAGAATACAAAGCAAAGTTTTCCCTCACTGGATGATAATGGTCCAACTAAGATGATGTCCTCACTCAAGCTGAGCTTACCTGTCAGTGTGTAAACTGTGGAAATCCAAAATTGTGTTGCACATTGGTTGccctctgtcgctgtctctctcagcCTGGTCTCTGGTGTGTCCTGTACTTGGTGTTCTGAGACCTTTCGCAGTGCTACACCTGTGTGCTTTTATAAACCCTTGTACTGGTGGGACTGGAATCACTTCAGGTGATGttgacacgcacacaaacatgaaGTACCTGTACCGCCCTCCAGCAGGGCTGTTGAGTGGGTATGAGTTTACCCCACACAGCGCAGGTACCCAGGGCCAGCCTGAATACCCTGTGTTACACCACCaatgtctgcacacacacacacacacgcacatgcacgcacacacacgcacacacacacacacacgcacaggcacacaccacAGACATGCTTGTATTTAATGTTGAAGGGGTAAATAAAGATGTtatacattcatgctacacacacatcaaatcaaactttatttgtcacatgcgccgaatacaagtgtagactttaccttgAAATACTTACctaaaagcccttaaccaacagtgcagttcaagaaaagttaagaacacatttatttatttaataaaaagtaacaataagattaacaataatgaggct is a window from the Oncorhynchus tshawytscha isolate Ot180627B linkage group LG14, Otsh_v2.0, whole genome shotgun sequence genome containing:
- the LOC112267619 gene encoding ATP-sensitive inward rectifier potassium channel 1-like, with product MMFGIRKRIQDHLVERRIRRTRLVTKYGQCNIEFGNVKCGNQFAFLVDFWTTFVEFRWRFVLFFFTVSFTLSWFIFGLLWFWIARSNGDLTWQNPSKGHKYCVENVSDLITAFLFSMETQTSIGYGIRVITPHCSGAVTLIITQFLIGSIINCFMCGIILAKISIPKKRAKTITFSQTAVICPKKDFLCLMIRVANLRKTLMIGSQIYGKLLRTTNKPNGETIIMDQVNIEFMVDAGKDNLFFVCPLTLYHVIDKASPFFEMAVDTLHKQEFELVVFLDGTAETTSSACQVRTSFIPQEIMWGYSFLPIISRSKEGKYRVNFSNFSKVVPVATAHCSYCLHNMKGHHLHSINGIDNWEFEANDNLEQPNMTKL